A stretch of the Hydra vulgaris chromosome 09, alternate assembly HydraT2T_AEP genome encodes the following:
- the LOC136085278 gene encoding uncharacterized protein LOC136085278 yields the protein MAIYAISFDGKAYVEELPNVQSVNSEVYMLFLSIVHSNFVNKGLKRGTWNTMLLQHDNARPHESAAVRDYLAEKKITRVIQPPYSPDFTLLDRYTFSSFEFYRKDLDFQTKEEVQEAMETNLGSHSHDHMQRQLEKMKTDLNKIILKQGAYL from the coding sequence ATGGCGATTTATGCTATCTCATTTGATGGCAAGGCCTATGTTGAGGAACTTCCAAATGTACAATCGGTCAATTCAGAAGTGTACATGCTTTTCCTATCAATTGTGCATTCTAATTTTGTCAACAAAGGCTTGAAAAGAGGAACATGGAACACAATGCTCCTTCAGCATGATAATGCCAGGCCACATGAATCTGCTGCAGTCAGAGACTATCTTGCTGAGAAAAAAATCACCCGTGTCATTCAACCTCCATATAGCCCCGACTTTACCTTGTTGGACAGATATACTTTCTCTTCATTTGAATTTTATCGCAAGGATTTGGATTTTCAGACAAAGGAAGAGGTTCAAGAAGCCATGGAGACAAACTTAGGGTCACATTCACATGATCATATGCAACGGCAActggaaaaaatgaaaacagatttaaataagattattttgaAGCAAGGGGCCTACTTATGA